CAGAATGATAGCGGGTGCTGCCGCCAGCGCACGGGCAATGGCTACTCGCTGCTGCTGACCGCCGGAGAGCTGATTGGGCAGGGCATCCAGACGATCATCCAGCCCAAGTGTCTGTACAATTTGCTGTACGAAATCCTTATTGACCTTGCCACCGTCCAGCTCAATGGGTAGAACAATATTTTCATACACATTCAGCACCGGAACAAGATTATATGCTTGGAACACAAAGCCGATTTTCCTGCGGCGGAAGATGGTCAGCGCTTCCTCCTTCAGGGAGAAAATATCCTGTCCGTCCACCATGACCGTGCCACTTGTAGGGCGATCCAGCCCGCCCAGCATGTGCAGCAGCGTGGATTTGCCGGAGCCGGATGTGCCGACAATTGCAACAAATTCGCCCTTCTTTACACTTAAATCAACTCCATCCAACGCATGAACTGCGTTATTGCCGGAGCCATAAATCTTTT
The Roseburia rectibacter DNA segment above includes these coding regions:
- a CDS encoding ABC transporter ATP-binding protein, producing MEVLQAKNLKKIYGSGNNAVHALDGVDLSVKKGEFVAIVGTSGSGKSTLLHMLGGLDRPTSGTVMVDGQDIFSLKEEALTIFRRRKIGFVFQAYNLVPVLNVYENIVLPIELDGGKVNKDFVQQIVQTLGLDDRLDALPNQLSGGQQQRVAIARALAAAPAIILADEPTGNLDSKTSQDVLSLLKVTSQKFAQTIVMITHNEEIAQMADRIIRIEDGRIVSQN